In Mustela nigripes isolate SB6536 chromosome 2, MUSNIG.SB6536, whole genome shotgun sequence, a single window of DNA contains:
- the EIF4G1 gene encoding eukaryotic translation initiation factor 4 gamma 1 isoform X4, translating into MNKAPQPTGPPPAPSPGLPQPAFPPGQTAPVVFSTPQATQMNTPSQPRQHFYPSRAQPPSSAATRVQSAAPARPGPAAHVYPAGSQVMMIPSQISYSASQGAYYIPGQGRSTYVVPTQQYSVQPGAPSFYPGASPTEFGTYAGAYYPAQGVQQFPTGVAPAPVLMNQPPQIAPKRERKTIRIRDPNQGGKDITEEIMSGARTASTPTPPQTGGGLEPQANGETPQVAVVVRPDDRSQGAIIGSRPGLPGPEHSPSESQPSSPCPTPSPPPILEPGSEPNITVLSVPGDTVTTGMIQMSVEESTPLPREPGEPYCFSPEPTPLAEPILEVEVTLSKPIPESEFSSSPLQVSTPSASHKEEILPEPNGMVPSEDLEPEVESSPELAPLPPQACPSESPVPIAPTAQPEELLNGAPSPPAVDLSPVSEPEEQVKEVPASVASPTVLSAIPAMAPPAQEEEMEEEEEEEEEGEAGDTEGQKGGEELLPPESTPVAAHLSQNLEAAATTQVAVSVPKRRRKIKELNKKEAVGDILDAFKEVSPGVPEVENQPPVGTSSGPEPEGSSAPPRPEEADETWDSKEDKIHNAENIQPGEQKYEYKSDQWKPLNLEEKKRYDREFLLGFQFIFASMQKPEGLPHISDVVLDKANKTPLRSLDPTRLQGINCGPDFTPSFANLGRPALSNRGPPRGGPGGELPRGPAGLGPRRSQQGPRKEPRKIIATVLMTEDIKLNKAEKAWKPSSKRTAADKDRGEEDADGSKTQDLFRRVRSILNKLTPQMFQQLMKQVTQLAIDTEERLKGVIDLIFEKAISEPNFSVAYANMCRCLMALKVPTTEKPTVTVNFRKLLLNRCQKEFEKDKDDDEVFEKKQKEMDEAATAEERGRLKEELEEARDIARRRSLGNIKFIGELFKLKMLTEAIMHDCVVKLLKNHDEESLECLCRLLTTIGKDLDFEKAKPRMDQYFNQMEKIIKEKKTSSRIRFMLQDVLDLRRSNWVPRRGDQGPKTIDQIHKEAEMEEHWEHVKVQQLMAKGSDKRRGGPPGPPISRGLPLVDDGGWNTVPISKGSRPIDTSRLTKITKPGSIDSNNQLFAPGGRLSWGKGSSGGSGAKPSDAASEAARPATSTLNRFSALQQAVPTESTDSRRVVQRSSLSRERGEKAGDRGDRLERSERGGDRGDRLDRSRTPATKRSFSKEMEERSRERPSQPEGLRKAASLTEDRDRGRDAVKREATLPPVSPPKAALSEEELEKKSKAIIEEYLHLNDMKEAVQCVQELASPSLLFIFVRHGIESTLERSTIAREHMGRLLHQLLFAGHLSTAQYYQGLYEILELAEDMEIDIPHVWLYLAELVTPILQEGGIPMGELFREITKPLRPLGKAASLLLEILGLLCKSMGPKKVGTLWREAGLSWKEFLPEGQDVSAFVTEQKVEYTLGEESEAPGQRMLSSEELSRQLEKLLKEGSSNQRVFDWIEANLSEQQVASNTLVRALMTTVCYSAIIFETPLRVDVAVLKARAKLLQKYLCDEQKELQALYALQALVVTLEQPANLLRMFFDTLYDEDVVKEDAFYSWESSKDPAEQQGKGVALKSVTAFFKWLREAEEEESDHN; encoded by the exons ATGAACAAAGCTCCACAGCCCACAGGCCCCCCACCTGCCCCATCCCCTGGACTCCCACAG CCAGCGTTTCCCCCGGGGCAGACAGCACCGGTGGTGTTCAGTACGCCACAAGCGACACAAATGAACACGCCTTCTCAGCCCCGCCAG CACTTCTACCCCAGCCGGGCCCAGCCCCCAAGCAGTGCAGCCACCCGAGTGCAGAGTGCAGCCCCCGCCCGCCCTGGCCCAGCTGCCCATGTCTACCCTGCTGGATCCCAAGTAATGATGATCCCTTCCCAGATCTCCTACTCAGCCTCCCAAGGGGCCTACTACATCCCTGGACAG gGGCGTTCCACATATGTTGTCCCGACACAGCAGTATTCTGTacagccaggagccccaagctTCTATCCGGGTGCGAGCCCTACAGAGTTTGGGACTTACG ctggCGCCTACTACCCAGCCCAGGGTGTGCAGCAGTTTCCCACTGGTGTCGCCCCCGCCCCAGTTTTGATGAACCAGCCACCCCAGATTGCTCCCAAGAGGGAGCGGAAGACT ATCCGAATTCGAGATCCAAACCAAGGAGGGAAGGATATCACAGAGGAGATCATGTCTGGGGCCCGCACCGCCTCcacacccacccctccccag ACGGGAGGCGGTCTGGAGCCTCAAGCTAATGGGGAGACACCCCAGGTTGCTGTTGTTGTCCGGCCAG ATGATCGGTCCCAGGGAGCAATCATTGGGAGCCGGCCGGGCCTGCCTGGCCCAGAACACAGCCCTTCAGAATCCCAGCCTTCGTCACCTTGTCCGACCCCATCACCACCCCCAATCTTGGAACCGGGGTCTGAGCCTAATATCACAGTCCTCTCTGTTCCTGGGGACACTGTGACAACAGGGATGATCCAGATGTCTGTAGAAGAATCCACCCCTCTGCCCCGTGAACCTGGGGAGCCATATTGCTTCTCTCCAGAACCTACTCCCCTCGCTGAACCCATACTGGAAGTAGAAGTGACACTTAGCAAACCGATTCCAGAGTCTGAGTTCTCTTCCAGTCCTCTCCAGGTTTCCACCCCCTCTGCATCTCACAAAGAGGAAATTCTTCCTGAACCAAATGGCATGGTCCCATCTGAGGATCTGGAACCAGAGGTGGAGTCGAGCCCAGAgcttgctcctctccctccccaagctTGTCCCTCTGAATCCCCCGTGCCCATTGCTCCAACTGCCCAACCTGAGGAACTGCTCAACGGAGCCCCCTCGCCACCAGCTGTGGACTTAAGCCCAGTCAGTGAGCCAGAGGAGCAGGTCAAGGAGGTTCCCGCATCAGTGGCTTCCCCCACCGTCCTCTCTGCCATTCCGGCTATGGCTCCTCCAGctcaggaggaggaaatggaggaagaggaggaagaggaggaagaaggagaagcaggagacaCTGAGGgtcagaagggaggagaggaactTCTTCCCCCGGAGAGCACCCCTGTTGCAGCCCACCTGTCGCAGAATTTGGAGGCAGCAGCCACCACCCAAG TGGCAGTGTCTGTGCCAAAGAGGAGACGGAAAATTAAGGAGCTCAATAAGAAGGAGGCTGTAGGCGACATTTTGGATGCCTTCAAGGAG GTGAGCCCAGGAGTACCAGAAGTGGAGAATCAGCCTCCTGTGGGCACCAGTTCTGGTCCGGAGCCTGAGGGCAGTAGTGCACCCCCGAGGCCCGAGGAAGCAGACGAGACCTGGGACTCAAAGGAAGACAAAATTCACAATGCAGAGAACATCCAGCCTGGGGAACAGAAGTATGAGTATAAGTCAG ATCAGTGGAAGCCTCTAAATCTTGAGGAGAAAAAGCGCTACGACCGTGAGTTCCTCCTTGGCTTTCAGTTCATCTTTGCCAGCATGCAGAAGCCAGAGGGATTGCCCCATATCAGCGATGTGGTGTTGGATAAG GCCAATAAAACACCACTGCGGTCACTGGACCCTACTAGACTTCAAGGCATAAATTGTGGTCCAGACTTCACTCCTTCCTTTGCCAACCTTGGCCGACCAGCCCTCAGCAACCGTGGGCCCCCGAGGGGTGGTCCAGGTGGGGAGCTGCCCCGAGGGCCG GCTGGTCTGGGACCCCGGCGCTCTCAGCAGGGCCCCCGAAAGGAACCCCGCAAGATCATTGCCACAGTGTTAATGACTGAAGATATAAAGTTGAACAAAGCAGAGAAAGCCTGGAAACCCAGCAGCAAGCGGACAGCCGCTGATAAGGATCGAGGGGAAGAGGATGCTGATGGCAGCAAAACCCAG GACCTGTTCCGCAGGGTGCGCTCCATCCTGAATAAGCTGACACCCCAGATGTTCCAGCAGCTGATGAAGCAGGTGACGCAGCTGGCCATTGACACTGAGGAACGCCTCAAAGGGGTCATTGACCTTATCTTCGAGAAGGCCATTTCAGAGCCCAACTTCTCCGTGGCCTATGCCAACATGTGCCGCTGCCTCATGGCG CTGAAAGTGCCCACTACAGAAAAGCCAACAGTGACTGTGAACTTCCGAAAACTGTTACTGAATCGATGTCAGAAAGAgtttgaaaaagacaaagatgatgATGAAGTTTTTGAGAAGAAGCAAAAAGAGATGGATGAAGCTGCCACG GCAGAGGAACGGGGACGCCTGAAGGAAGAGTTGGAAGAGGCTCGAGACATAGCCCGGCGGCGATCGCTAGGGAATATTAAATTTATTGGCGAGTTGTTTAAGCTGAAGATGTTAACAGAGGCGATAATGCATGACTGTGTGGTCAAGTTACTTAAGAACCATGACGAAGAGTCCCTTGAATGCCTTTGTCGTTTGCTCACTACCATTGGCAAAGATTTGGACTTTGAAAAAGCCAAG CCCCGAATGGATCAGTATTTCAACCAGATGgaaaaaatcattaaggaaaagaaGACTTCATCCCGAATCCGCTTTATGCTGCAAGACGTGCTGGATCTGCGACGG AGCAATTGGGTGCCACGCCGTGGGGACCAGGGTCCCAAGACTATTGACCAGATTCACAAGGAAGCTGAGATGGAGGAGCACTGGGAACATGTAAAAGTGCAACAGCTGATGGCCAAGGGCAGCGACAAGCGTCGGGGTGGCCCTCCAGGCCCACCCATTA GCCGTGGCCTCCCACTTGTGGATGATGGTGGCTGGAACACAGTCCCCATCAGCAAGGGCAGCCGCCCTATAGACACCTCACGACTCACCAAGATCACGAAG CCTGGCTCCATTGATTCTAACAACCAGCTCTTTGCACCTGGAGGACGATTGAGCTGGGGCAAGGGCAGCAGTGGGGGCTCAGGAGCCAAGCCCTCCGATGCAG CATCAGAAGCTGCTCGTCCAGCTACTAGTACCTTGAACCGCTTCTCAGCCCTTCAACAAGCAGTACCTACAGAAAGCACAGATAGCAGACGTGTGGTACAGAG GAGTAGCTTGAGTCGGGAAAGAGGTGAGAAAGCTGGGGACCGGGGAGACCGCCTAGAGCGGAGTGAACGGGGAGGTGACCGTGGGGACCGGCTCGATCGCTCTCGGACACCTGCCACCAAGCGGAGCTTTAGCAAGGAAATGGAGGAGCGGAGTAGAGAGCGGCCCTCCCAGCCTGAGGGACTGCGCAAGGCAGCTAGCCTGACAGAGGATCGGGACCGCGGGCGCGATGCCG TGAAGCGAGAAGCCACCCTGCCCCCAGTGAGCCCCCCGAAGGCTGCGCTTTCCGAGGAAGAGCTGGAGAAGAAATCCAAGGCCATCATTGAGGAATACCTCCATCTCAATGACATGAAG GAGGCAGTGCAGTGCGTACAGGAGCtggcctccccctccctgctcttcaTCTTTGTGCGGCATGGCATTGAGTCAACACTGGAGCGCAGCACCATCGCTCGGGAGCATATGGGGCGGCTGCTGCACCAGCTGCTCTTTGCCGGGCACCTCTCCACTGCTCAGTACTACCAAGG GCTGTATGAAATCTTAGAATTGGCTGAAGACATGGAAATTGACATCCCCCATGTATGGCTCTACCTAGCAGAACTCGTGACGCCCATTCTGCAGGAAGGTGGGATACCTATGGGGGAGCTCTTCAG ggAGATTACAAAACCTCTGAGACCCCTGGGCAAAGCTGCTTCCCTATTGCTGGAGATTCTGGGGCTTCTGTGTAAAAGCATG GGTCCCAAAAAGGTGGGGACGCTGTGGCGAGAGGCTGGACTCAGTTGGAAGGAATTTCTACCTGAAGGCCAGGATGTCAGTGCATTTGTCACTGAACAG AAGGTGGAGTATACCTTGGGGGAGGAGTCAGAAGCTCCTGGCCAAAGGATGCTCTCTTCCGAGGAGCTGAGCAGGCAGCTGGAGAAGCTGCTAAAGGAGGGCAGCAGTAACCAGCGGGTGTTTGACTGGATAGAG GCCAACCTGAGTGAGCAGCAGGTAGCATCCAACACACTAGTTCGAGCCCTCATGACAACTGTCTGCTATTCTGCAATTATCT TTGAGACGCCGCTCCGAGTGGATGTCGCGGTGCTGAAAGCGCGAGCGAAACTGCTCCAGAAATACCTGTGTGATGAGCAAAAGGAGCTGCAGGCACTCTACGCCCTCCAGGCCCTTGTAGTGACCCTAGAACAGCCTGCCA ACCTGCTTCGGATGTTCTTTGACACGCTGTATGATGAGGATGTGGTGAAAGAGGATGCCTTCTACAGCTGGGAGAGTAGCAAGGACCCTGCTGAGCAACAGGGCAAGGGCGTGGCCCTTAAATCTGTCACAGCCTTCTTCAAGTGGCTTCgtgaggcagaggaggaggagtctGACCACAACTGA
- the EIF4G1 gene encoding eukaryotic translation initiation factor 4 gamma 1 isoform X5 produces MNKAPQPTGPPPAPSPGLPQHFYPSRAQPPSSAATRVQSAAPARPGPAAHVYPAGSQVMMIPSQISYSASQGAYYIPGQGRSTYVVPTQQYSVQPGAPSFYPGASPTEFGTYAGAYYPAQGVQQFPTGVAPAPVLMNQPPQIAPKRERKTIRIRDPNQGGKDITEEIMSGARTASTPTPPQTGGGLEPQANGETPQVAVVVRPDDRSQGAIIGSRPGLPGPEHSPSESQPSSPCPTPSPPPILEPGSEPNITVLSVPGDTVTTGMIQMSVEESTPLPREPGEPYCFSPEPTPLAEPILEVEVTLSKPIPESEFSSSPLQVSTPSASHKEEILPEPNGMVPSEDLEPEVESSPELAPLPPQACPSESPVPIAPTAQPEELLNGAPSPPAVDLSPVSEPEEQVKEVPASVASPTVLSAIPAMAPPAQEEEMEEEEEEEEEGEAGDTEGQKGGEELLPPESTPVAAHLSQNLEAAATTQVAVSVPKRRRKIKELNKKEAVGDILDAFKEVSPGVPEVENQPPVGTSSGPEPEGSSAPPRPEEADETWDSKEDKIHNAENIQPGEQKYEYKSDQWKPLNLEEKKRYDREFLLGFQFIFASMQKPEGLPHISDVVLDKANKTPLRSLDPTRLQGINCGPDFTPSFANLGRPALSNRGPPRGGPGGELPRGPQAGLGPRRSQQGPRKEPRKIIATVLMTEDIKLNKAEKAWKPSSKRTAADKDRGEEDADGSKTQDLFRRVRSILNKLTPQMFQQLMKQVTQLAIDTEERLKGVIDLIFEKAISEPNFSVAYANMCRCLMALKVPTTEKPTVTVNFRKLLLNRCQKEFEKDKDDDEVFEKKQKEMDEAATAEERGRLKEELEEARDIARRRSLGNIKFIGELFKLKMLTEAIMHDCVVKLLKNHDEESLECLCRLLTTIGKDLDFEKAKPRMDQYFNQMEKIIKEKKTSSRIRFMLQDVLDLRRSNWVPRRGDQGPKTIDQIHKEAEMEEHWEHVKVQQLMAKGSDKRRGGPPGPPISRGLPLVDDGGWNTVPISKGSRPIDTSRLTKITKPGSIDSNNQLFAPGGRLSWGKGSSGGSGAKPSDAASEAARPATSTLNRFSALQQAVPTESTDSRRVVQRSSLSRERGEKAGDRGDRLERSERGGDRGDRLDRSRTPATKRSFSKEMEERSRERPSQPEGLRKAASLTEDRDRGRDAVKREATLPPVSPPKAALSEEELEKKSKAIIEEYLHLNDMKEAVQCVQELASPSLLFIFVRHGIESTLERSTIAREHMGRLLHQLLFAGHLSTAQYYQGLYEILELAEDMEIDIPHVWLYLAELVTPILQEGGIPMGELFREITKPLRPLGKAASLLLEILGLLCKSMGPKKVGTLWREAGLSWKEFLPEGQDVSAFVTEQKVEYTLGEESEAPGQRMLSSEELSRQLEKLLKEGSSNQRVFDWIEANLSEQQVASNTLVRALMTTVCYSAIIFETPLRVDVAVLKARAKLLQKYLCDEQKELQALYALQALVVTLEQPANLLRMFFDTLYDEDVVKEDAFYSWESSKDPAEQQGKGVALKSVTAFFKWLREAEEEESDHN; encoded by the exons ATGAACAAAGCTCCACAGCCCACAGGCCCCCCACCTGCCCCATCCCCTGGACTCCCACAG CACTTCTACCCCAGCCGGGCCCAGCCCCCAAGCAGTGCAGCCACCCGAGTGCAGAGTGCAGCCCCCGCCCGCCCTGGCCCAGCTGCCCATGTCTACCCTGCTGGATCCCAAGTAATGATGATCCCTTCCCAGATCTCCTACTCAGCCTCCCAAGGGGCCTACTACATCCCTGGACAG gGGCGTTCCACATATGTTGTCCCGACACAGCAGTATTCTGTacagccaggagccccaagctTCTATCCGGGTGCGAGCCCTACAGAGTTTGGGACTTACG ctggCGCCTACTACCCAGCCCAGGGTGTGCAGCAGTTTCCCACTGGTGTCGCCCCCGCCCCAGTTTTGATGAACCAGCCACCCCAGATTGCTCCCAAGAGGGAGCGGAAGACT ATCCGAATTCGAGATCCAAACCAAGGAGGGAAGGATATCACAGAGGAGATCATGTCTGGGGCCCGCACCGCCTCcacacccacccctccccag ACGGGAGGCGGTCTGGAGCCTCAAGCTAATGGGGAGACACCCCAGGTTGCTGTTGTTGTCCGGCCAG ATGATCGGTCCCAGGGAGCAATCATTGGGAGCCGGCCGGGCCTGCCTGGCCCAGAACACAGCCCTTCAGAATCCCAGCCTTCGTCACCTTGTCCGACCCCATCACCACCCCCAATCTTGGAACCGGGGTCTGAGCCTAATATCACAGTCCTCTCTGTTCCTGGGGACACTGTGACAACAGGGATGATCCAGATGTCTGTAGAAGAATCCACCCCTCTGCCCCGTGAACCTGGGGAGCCATATTGCTTCTCTCCAGAACCTACTCCCCTCGCTGAACCCATACTGGAAGTAGAAGTGACACTTAGCAAACCGATTCCAGAGTCTGAGTTCTCTTCCAGTCCTCTCCAGGTTTCCACCCCCTCTGCATCTCACAAAGAGGAAATTCTTCCTGAACCAAATGGCATGGTCCCATCTGAGGATCTGGAACCAGAGGTGGAGTCGAGCCCAGAgcttgctcctctccctccccaagctTGTCCCTCTGAATCCCCCGTGCCCATTGCTCCAACTGCCCAACCTGAGGAACTGCTCAACGGAGCCCCCTCGCCACCAGCTGTGGACTTAAGCCCAGTCAGTGAGCCAGAGGAGCAGGTCAAGGAGGTTCCCGCATCAGTGGCTTCCCCCACCGTCCTCTCTGCCATTCCGGCTATGGCTCCTCCAGctcaggaggaggaaatggaggaagaggaggaagaggaggaagaaggagaagcaggagacaCTGAGGgtcagaagggaggagaggaactTCTTCCCCCGGAGAGCACCCCTGTTGCAGCCCACCTGTCGCAGAATTTGGAGGCAGCAGCCACCACCCAAG TGGCAGTGTCTGTGCCAAAGAGGAGACGGAAAATTAAGGAGCTCAATAAGAAGGAGGCTGTAGGCGACATTTTGGATGCCTTCAAGGAG GTGAGCCCAGGAGTACCAGAAGTGGAGAATCAGCCTCCTGTGGGCACCAGTTCTGGTCCGGAGCCTGAGGGCAGTAGTGCACCCCCGAGGCCCGAGGAAGCAGACGAGACCTGGGACTCAAAGGAAGACAAAATTCACAATGCAGAGAACATCCAGCCTGGGGAACAGAAGTATGAGTATAAGTCAG ATCAGTGGAAGCCTCTAAATCTTGAGGAGAAAAAGCGCTACGACCGTGAGTTCCTCCTTGGCTTTCAGTTCATCTTTGCCAGCATGCAGAAGCCAGAGGGATTGCCCCATATCAGCGATGTGGTGTTGGATAAG GCCAATAAAACACCACTGCGGTCACTGGACCCTACTAGACTTCAAGGCATAAATTGTGGTCCAGACTTCACTCCTTCCTTTGCCAACCTTGGCCGACCAGCCCTCAGCAACCGTGGGCCCCCGAGGGGTGGTCCAGGTGGGGAGCTGCCCCGAGGGCCG CAGGCTGGTCTGGGACCCCGGCGCTCTCAGCAGGGCCCCCGAAAGGAACCCCGCAAGATCATTGCCACAGTGTTAATGACTGAAGATATAAAGTTGAACAAAGCAGAGAAAGCCTGGAAACCCAGCAGCAAGCGGACAGCCGCTGATAAGGATCGAGGGGAAGAGGATGCTGATGGCAGCAAAACCCAG GACCTGTTCCGCAGGGTGCGCTCCATCCTGAATAAGCTGACACCCCAGATGTTCCAGCAGCTGATGAAGCAGGTGACGCAGCTGGCCATTGACACTGAGGAACGCCTCAAAGGGGTCATTGACCTTATCTTCGAGAAGGCCATTTCAGAGCCCAACTTCTCCGTGGCCTATGCCAACATGTGCCGCTGCCTCATGGCG CTGAAAGTGCCCACTACAGAAAAGCCAACAGTGACTGTGAACTTCCGAAAACTGTTACTGAATCGATGTCAGAAAGAgtttgaaaaagacaaagatgatgATGAAGTTTTTGAGAAGAAGCAAAAAGAGATGGATGAAGCTGCCACG GCAGAGGAACGGGGACGCCTGAAGGAAGAGTTGGAAGAGGCTCGAGACATAGCCCGGCGGCGATCGCTAGGGAATATTAAATTTATTGGCGAGTTGTTTAAGCTGAAGATGTTAACAGAGGCGATAATGCATGACTGTGTGGTCAAGTTACTTAAGAACCATGACGAAGAGTCCCTTGAATGCCTTTGTCGTTTGCTCACTACCATTGGCAAAGATTTGGACTTTGAAAAAGCCAAG CCCCGAATGGATCAGTATTTCAACCAGATGgaaaaaatcattaaggaaaagaaGACTTCATCCCGAATCCGCTTTATGCTGCAAGACGTGCTGGATCTGCGACGG AGCAATTGGGTGCCACGCCGTGGGGACCAGGGTCCCAAGACTATTGACCAGATTCACAAGGAAGCTGAGATGGAGGAGCACTGGGAACATGTAAAAGTGCAACAGCTGATGGCCAAGGGCAGCGACAAGCGTCGGGGTGGCCCTCCAGGCCCACCCATTA GCCGTGGCCTCCCACTTGTGGATGATGGTGGCTGGAACACAGTCCCCATCAGCAAGGGCAGCCGCCCTATAGACACCTCACGACTCACCAAGATCACGAAG CCTGGCTCCATTGATTCTAACAACCAGCTCTTTGCACCTGGAGGACGATTGAGCTGGGGCAAGGGCAGCAGTGGGGGCTCAGGAGCCAAGCCCTCCGATGCAG CATCAGAAGCTGCTCGTCCAGCTACTAGTACCTTGAACCGCTTCTCAGCCCTTCAACAAGCAGTACCTACAGAAAGCACAGATAGCAGACGTGTGGTACAGAG GAGTAGCTTGAGTCGGGAAAGAGGTGAGAAAGCTGGGGACCGGGGAGACCGCCTAGAGCGGAGTGAACGGGGAGGTGACCGTGGGGACCGGCTCGATCGCTCTCGGACACCTGCCACCAAGCGGAGCTTTAGCAAGGAAATGGAGGAGCGGAGTAGAGAGCGGCCCTCCCAGCCTGAGGGACTGCGCAAGGCAGCTAGCCTGACAGAGGATCGGGACCGCGGGCGCGATGCCG TGAAGCGAGAAGCCACCCTGCCCCCAGTGAGCCCCCCGAAGGCTGCGCTTTCCGAGGAAGAGCTGGAGAAGAAATCCAAGGCCATCATTGAGGAATACCTCCATCTCAATGACATGAAG GAGGCAGTGCAGTGCGTACAGGAGCtggcctccccctccctgctcttcaTCTTTGTGCGGCATGGCATTGAGTCAACACTGGAGCGCAGCACCATCGCTCGGGAGCATATGGGGCGGCTGCTGCACCAGCTGCTCTTTGCCGGGCACCTCTCCACTGCTCAGTACTACCAAGG GCTGTATGAAATCTTAGAATTGGCTGAAGACATGGAAATTGACATCCCCCATGTATGGCTCTACCTAGCAGAACTCGTGACGCCCATTCTGCAGGAAGGTGGGATACCTATGGGGGAGCTCTTCAG ggAGATTACAAAACCTCTGAGACCCCTGGGCAAAGCTGCTTCCCTATTGCTGGAGATTCTGGGGCTTCTGTGTAAAAGCATG GGTCCCAAAAAGGTGGGGACGCTGTGGCGAGAGGCTGGACTCAGTTGGAAGGAATTTCTACCTGAAGGCCAGGATGTCAGTGCATTTGTCACTGAACAG AAGGTGGAGTATACCTTGGGGGAGGAGTCAGAAGCTCCTGGCCAAAGGATGCTCTCTTCCGAGGAGCTGAGCAGGCAGCTGGAGAAGCTGCTAAAGGAGGGCAGCAGTAACCAGCGGGTGTTTGACTGGATAGAG GCCAACCTGAGTGAGCAGCAGGTAGCATCCAACACACTAGTTCGAGCCCTCATGACAACTGTCTGCTATTCTGCAATTATCT TTGAGACGCCGCTCCGAGTGGATGTCGCGGTGCTGAAAGCGCGAGCGAAACTGCTCCAGAAATACCTGTGTGATGAGCAAAAGGAGCTGCAGGCACTCTACGCCCTCCAGGCCCTTGTAGTGACCCTAGAACAGCCTGCCA ACCTGCTTCGGATGTTCTTTGACACGCTGTATGATGAGGATGTGGTGAAAGAGGATGCCTTCTACAGCTGGGAGAGTAGCAAGGACCCTGCTGAGCAACAGGGCAAGGGCGTGGCCCTTAAATCTGTCACAGCCTTCTTCAAGTGGCTTCgtgaggcagaggaggaggagtctGACCACAACTGA